The genomic window GGATGATTGAGCATGCGTATTATCACTTGGGGCAGATTACTTTGATTAAAAAATTATTGACGAATTAATAATTATGTTCCCACGGATTACACAAATTCCACAGATTGTTTCATAATAAATTTCTGTGAAATCCGTGAAATCTGCGGGAAATATTTTAACAATCAAAATAATTTGAATCTAAGCTATATAAACAGAACGAAAACCTCATCATAACTCCATATTTGAGGCTTTTGTGTAAATTACTTATCTTTAGAAAAAATAAAAAATTTTAAATGAAAAAATCGGTTGCAATCCTGTTTGCGTTTATAATTTCACAATTTCATGCTCAGCAAGGAGCTTATTATCAGCAGGCTGCGAAATACAAGATGGATATTGATGTGAATGCTGAAAAATTTACTTATCAGGGAAATCAGACTTTAGAATACACCAATAATTCTCCGGACGAGCTTAATGTGGTTTATTTCCATTTGTATTGGAATGCTTTCAAACCTAATTCCATGATGGATCAGAGAGTTGCCGGACAAGGGAAAAACGGAGATTCGAGATTGCAGAAAGACGGAATTTCAAGACTGGCTTCTATTCCAAAAGATCAGGAAGGAGCACAAAATATTCATTGGATTAAACAAAACGGAAAAACACTGAAGTTTGAAGTTCAGGAAACGATCATGAAAGTGTATTTGGCAGAACCGATTAAACCGAATTCTACCACAACGTTCACAATGGATTGGGATGCTGTGATTCCTCAGCAAATCAGAAGGAGCGGGAGAAACAACAGGGAAGGAGTTGATATGACCATGACCCAATGGTATCCTAAAATTGCAGAATATGATTACGACGGCTGGGCAACATTCGATTATATTGGAAGAGAATTTCATGCGCCGTTTTCAGATTTTGATGTGACGATTAAAATCAACAAAGATTACGTGGTCGGAGCGGGAGGAATTCTTGAAAACCCGACTGAAGTAAAAGGGTATGATGCCAATGCAAAAATCAAGGCTGAAAAAAATAAAACAACCTGGAGATGGACGGCTAAAAATATGCTGGATTTCGCTTGGGCGGCAGACAGAGATTATATTGTAAAAAGCTTCGATGTTCCTCAAGGTCCGAAAGTATTCTTAGTGTATCAGAATAATGATAAAACAAAGGTTTGGGAACAGGCTCAGCCGTATGTGACGAAATATTTCCAACTGATGAATGCTCACTTCGGAAAATATGTTTACCCGACTTATGCTTTCATCCAGGGTGGAGACGGCGGAATGGAATACGGAATGTGTACCATGATTTTAGGTGAAG from Chryseobacterium camelliae includes these protein-coding regions:
- a CDS encoding M1 family metallopeptidase — protein: MKKSVAILFAFIISQFHAQQGAYYQQAAKYKMDIDVNAEKFTYQGNQTLEYTNNSPDELNVVYFHLYWNAFKPNSMMDQRVAGQGKNGDSRLQKDGISRLASIPKDQEGAQNIHWIKQNGKTLKFEVQETIMKVYLAEPIKPNSTTTFTMDWDAVIPQQIRRSGRNNREGVDMTMTQWYPKIAEYDYDGWATFDYIGREFHAPFSDFDVTIKINKDYVVGAGGILENPTEVKGYDANAKIKAEKNKTTWRWTAKNMLDFAWAADRDYIVKSFDVPQGPKVFLVYQNNDKTKVWEQAQPYVTKYFQLMNAHFGKYVYPTYAFIQGGDGGMEYGMCTMILGEAKDIEGLMGLMAHEGAHSWYQQILATNESMRPWMDEGFTSYAEGYVMNQLFPPAEELPNPFANSVNAYRNFIKKGIEEPAVWLGDHHDNGTSYTYASYVKGELYLVQLGYIMGEQNLAETLKQYYNQWSMKHPSDRDFLHIAQKVSGMDLKWFQNYWINTTKTIDYGIKDVKYEAKSTTITLVNNGQVPMPIDFSVMTKDKKIVTYQVPLNMTHTWKEKDAYGEFKTMPYWPWTQKEYSITVPYSKDQLAVLGIDFSQRMADVNLENNFVEVK